The segment TCGGCCAGCAGGATCAGCATGCGGATCACCGCCTCGGCAAAGCCGCCGCGCTCGATGTTGAACAGGGCGGTCGAAACCTCGGGCTGGCTGCGCAGTTCCGCACCGCTTTTCAGCGTGCGGCGGGCCTCGTGGGTGCGGCCGAAAGACCGCATCCAGGGGTTGGACCACAGCGCGAAGAAGGTCAGTTCATGCATCATGTCGCGCTGGTCGCGCATCAGGTCGATGGCCTGTTCGGTGGCCTTGACCCACAGATCCTCGGCCTTCAGGAACGGGTTGGCGGCGGCGGCGGGCGTGCGGCCGGCCCTGACCCTTTCCGCCATCGATTCCAGCGGCGCCATGGCCGGGTTGCGCGACGAGGCCAGCGCGCGGCTCATCCGGTTGGGGTGAAGCGCGCGACCGAGTTCGGCGGTGGTCTGCGTCACCATCGCCTTCACCAGCGGCCGCAGGAACATGTCATAGGCCTGCGCCTGCATTTCCGACATGCGGGCCACGGCGGCAAAGGGCTGTTCGTCCTCGACGCCATCGTCGAACTTGCGGATGTCGTCCAGTGTCCGTTCCACGAAGCCGACGGTGAAGCGGCGGTCCTCGACCGGGCCGACATAATCCTCGATCACCATCTCGTAGAGCCCGGGGGCCAGCGACTCGATGGTCTTGAGGGTCGATCCGACCTCGGCATGTTCCTTGTTGGCGATCTGCGACGACACGAAGATGCCCAGATGCCCGATCTGGTCATGCGCCATGTAGATGATGCGCTGGCCGCGGATTCGTATCTCGTCCACGCTGGAATAGGTCTCGGCGATCCAGTTCAGCGCCTGCTGCATCGGGGTGATGTTGTCGCCGTGGCTGGCAAAGACGATGATCGGCGCCCGGATCGCCTTGAGGTCGATCGGACGGCCCGGTTCGATGCGGGCCTCGTTCTTGACCAGCCGGTTGCCGATGAACAGCTGCTCGACGATCCAGCGGATCTCGGGTTCCGTCATCAGGAAGTAGCCGCCCCACCACTTCTCGAATTCGAGGAAGCGTTCATCGCCCTTGTCGATGTCGCGGAACAGGTCGGTATACTTGCGGAACAGGGTCCGTCCGGGGTTCAGGGTTTCGAAGTTCATCACCAGGTTGGCACCGTCGAACAGCCCGCCGCCCATGTCCGACATCAGCATCGGCAGCCAGGTGCCGCCCAGAACCCCGGCATTGTAGCGCATCGGGTTCTTGCCGACCTCGCCCGCCCAGGTCGCCACCGGCGCGCCGTTGATCACCAGCGGTCCGGTCAGGTCGGGGTTGGTCGCGGCCAGCAGCAGGGTCGCCCAGCCGCCCTGGCAGTTGCCGGTGATCACCGGCTTGGGCGAGTTCGGGTGCCGTCGCATCACCTCGCGGACAAACTCGGCCTCGGCCCGCGTGACATAGGCAAGATACTGCCCCGGCTCGGGAACGCGCCGGAAGCCGACGAAATAGACCGGATGCCCGGCGCGCAGCGCGACCCCAACCTGACTGTCGGTCTTGAAGCCGCCGATTCCCGGCCCGTGGCCCGCGCGCGGGTCGATGATGATGTAGGGGCGCTTCCAGTCCGGCACCTCGACACCCTCGGGCGGCAGGATCTTCAGCAGCACGTAGTTGCACGGGAAAGGCATGTCCTTGCCATCCATCACCGTCTCGTAATCGTAGACCAGAACCGGCGGGCAGCCCTGCGCTTCATGCTCCAGAAAGATGTCGCCGCGCTTGCGCAGGGTGTCCATCGTCAGGACCATGCGTTCGGCGGCGTCCTTCATGTACGCCGCCCAGTCCGACCCGAGCGTGCCCGCACCCTGCGCCGCGCGCGCCGCATCCACCAGCCCCTGCGTTTCCGCCACGACCTCGCGGCCCCGGGCGGAATGGGTGTCGAGCATCCGCCGCGCATGGGCAAGGGAGGCCGTTGCCTGCGTGTCGCCCGTGCGCGCGACCGCCGAGATTTCCTTTCCGCCCGTTTCCAGAACCCCGTGCAGCGCGGTCAGGATGTCGGTTTCGCGGCGCGAAACGGCAGGTTGCCGGGCGGGATCGAACAGTTCGAAGATGTTGGTCATTTTTCGTGTTCCTTCATGCGGTGATCGAGAACCCGCCGTCGATGTCATGCACACCGCCGGTCAGGTTTCGCGCCCCTTTCGAGGCCAGGAAGGCAGCCATCGCGCCCACGTCTTCGATGGTGACCAGTTGATGCATGGGGGCGCGGCTGGCCGCCGCCTCCATCAGTTCGTCGAAATGGTCGATGCCCGAGGCGGCGCGGGTCTTCAGCGGCCCGGGCGACAGGGCATGGACAGTGATGCCCTTTTCGCCCAGTTCGGCCGCGGCATAGCGCACCGCGCTTTCCAGCGCCGCCTTGACCGGACCCATCATGTTGTAGTGCCGCACGACGCGGGATGACCCGAAGAAAGACACCGAAAGGCAGGTGCCGCCCTGCGACATCAGCGGTTCCGCAAGCCGGATCATGCGCAGGAAGGAATGCACCGAAATGTCCATCGCCAGCGAGAAGCCCTCGGCCGAACACTCCACCACGCGGCCGTGGAGGTCATCCTTGGGTGCGAAGGCAATCGAATGCAGCAGCGTGTCGAGCCTGCCCCAGCGCGCGCCGATCGCGCCGAACACCGCCTCGGTCTGCCCGGGGCGCGAGACATCCAGCGGCAGGATGATCTCGGCCCCCAGCGCCTCGGCCAGCGGCCGGACGTAGGGCTCCGCCCGGTCATTGAGATAGGTGATCGCGAGGTCCGCGCCCTGCGCGCGCAGCGCCCGGGCACAGCCCCAGGCAATGGACTGCTCGTTCGCAACCCCGACGATCAGTGCCTTGTGGCCTTCAAGCCCGAACATGGCGCGCCCTTCCGCAATTTCATTCCGGCGCGATCAGACAGCGCGACTGTGACGGTTTCTTGTGGCCCAGCTTGAAAATGCCGTGACGAGGCTGCGGCATTCTGGAGCCCCCGGTCCCATGCACCGCTGACCAATGAATCCGCCTTTCCGGCCACCCGGCGGAAGCAGGCGTTCCCTGGTCCATGTTTCAGAGAGGCCGGGACGGCGGGCACGTTCACGATCCTTGACCCCGCAACGTGCATCGCCAAGAGCGGCATCGCAACTCGCCTGAAACGTTCGCCCCACCGTCTGACCCAGCACATGGGCCAGCGATCGCACCTCGGCCACGAAGGCCAGCCGCCCGCGCCGGATCTGGCCGATTACCAGGACCGCTATCTGGTGACGGTGCGCGACATCGAGACCGGCAAGGACCAGATCCTGACCGCCTCATGGAGCCACCCGTTTTTTGCCCGCATGCCGGAAAACACGCCGATGCCGGTGGGGGCCGAGGGGCTGGTGTATCAGGGTGCCATCGAGTGGGCGGCCTGGGTTGATGCAAAAGACCTGTAGGCGGGCTATGAGCTGCTGAAACCGGACGATACCGGGCCGAGGTGGTAGAGGTGGAGCGCGTTGTCGCCCCGCTGACGGCCTACAACCTGACGGTGGAGGAATTCAGCACGTTCTTCGTCGCCGCGAACGTGGACGCCGAGCCAGTCTGGGTGCATAATTCATGTAAGACCTACCAAACTTGGATGGAGAATTGTAGCTGGGTTGCGACACGCCGCATGAAAGCAATGCTGCGTGAGGCCAGAATGGAAACGGCAAATACTGGGGATATCGCAATCCCATCTGCCAAAAGGCTCATCGAACCGAGATTATATGCCGAGATTCTGGCGGTTCATGTACCATTTGACTGGGCACCTTATCTCGCATGGCAGGGTGGGCACGATGCTACCCTTTGCGGAGGTCAGGTCGAATGATCCTGAGGCCTTCAGCCGTTTGCAGGGGCCGTCCGACGTGTTTCGTTACATGCTTTGTGATCTACTGATGCGTGGATTGGATCGCATCCCGGCGTCTTTCGATGTACCAACAGACAGATTGAGGCTTCTTGTCGCACAGATACAAGAGTTGCCCTACGAGCTTTCCTGGACTCAGGTCTCCCGGCGTTTCGCGGATATCGGGCTGACCGCACGTCTTGAATGCCAACTTTTGGCAGGGAAGTTCTGCCTGACTCTCGTGGTGTTGCGAGGACGAAACCCGGTCTGGACGAAGGTCATCTTCATCGGTTCACCGGACCCCGTTAGATGGCATTATGTGTTCAAGGATATCGAACTTCAAGGCAATAAACTGGTGGTAACGCGGCGTGTCGGTATGAGTGACGTTAATGGCGTTTTGAACTATGAGTTCTACGCATTGCCGATTGACGAAATTTCTGCATAGATCGTCTTGATCGGGTTGTTTGTCCGAAAATAGGGCGGCGACATTCCGATGGTCGTCGGGGCCGAGGGGCTGGTCTATCAAGTTCAGCCTGAACAAGCCTGAAGCCATTGTCTTTGCGTGATAAGGTGGTGGTTCTACTCGCCTCGGCCTGCCGGATTTCGTAGAATTCGCTCAAGAACCCTGCAATTTCCGGTTTGCGCCATGAAGCACCGCTCGCGTTCTCCCGAGCAGAATGATCTCCTCCGCCCCCGGCTGGTCGATCTCATCGACATGCGCCATGAACTGGTGAAGCTGTCCGCCCTGATCGAACGGACCCATCCCAAGCTGTCAGTCGGGGCGCAGTGCCGCCTGCTGTCGAACTCGAGGTCGTCGTTCTATTACGCGCCGCAGGGCGAGACCGCAATGAACCTCGACCTGATGCTGTTGATCGACAAGCAGTTCCTGGACGCCCCGTTTTCCGGTGTCCGGCAGATGACTTGGCATCGTCAGAACAAGGGCCATGCTGTGACCCAAGCCGCTGACCTCATGAAATACGCGCGCCCTTCCGATAACTTCAACCTCACCAAAGCTTGCAACCGTAGCAGAGGGCAAGGCAACCCTTTTCCATCTTTGAGGGAATGACACGTCAAGACGACGGCCACTTATATCGCAAGATGTGCGGTCGACGCCGGAGAGATTCGGTGCGAAAAATCTGTGTCCTGCCCGAGAAAATATAGTATTCTATGGGTTTAGGGGATGGCTTTGCGGTAGGCCGGATTTCCGCCTTTGTGAACCGAACTGTAAACCGGCCCGTTGATCGGGTTCCGAAGGACAGCAGTCACCTTGAGATCGTTGGGAAAAACTGGTCGGGGCGAGAAGATTCGAACTTCCGACCTACGGTACCCAAAACCGTCGCGCTACCAGGCTGCGCTACGCCCCGACGCGCACTTCCTACAGCCGATCACCCGGATTGGAAAGCCGCTATTGCAGGCAGGGCCAGGCCGCCGTTGCCTGATCCAGCGCGGGGTGGCGCAACTCGGACCCCGGCACGATGCCCAGACGCTTTGCCAGCCCGCCGTTGATCTCCAGCACCGCCAGCACGCCCGGGCCGCCGTCGATCGGGGTTTCGTCCTGCGGCACGGCATTGGAATGCACCCGCGTCACCCGCCCCGCCGGGTCGGCAAAGATCATGTCGAGCGGGATCAGCGTGTTCTTCATCCAGAACCCGGCGCGCTGCGGGCGTTCGTAAACGAACAGCATCCCGGCCGAGGCCGGCATCGACTCGCGGTGCATCAGGCCCTGTGCGCGTTCCGCCGCAGTGTCGGCCACCTCGACGGTAAAACGCGCCTGCCCGCCCGGGCCGCGCAGTTCCACGGTATCGGCGCGGCACCCGGCCATCGCCGCACCCGGCAGGGCCAGCAGCGCCCCGCACAGCAACCACAGGCGGGCGCTCAGCCCGCCGGACGCGACGCCGCTTCCCATGACACCACCTGCACCGCCATGCGGCCCCGCTTGCCGTCGATGATGCGCAGGCAGACCGCCTCGCCGGCGCCAAGGTCGGCAAAGCCCGACAGGCGCAACACCTCGACGTGAATGAACACATCCTCTGTCCGGCCAAAGACATTGGCAAAGCCGAAGCCCTTGCCCTTGTCGAACCACTTGACCCGCGCCGGTTCCAGCGGCCGGGCGGCGATTTCCTCGGGGGTGGCGATGGCGTTGTCATCGCCCAGCGGGAAGGGCAGGCCCTGCGGCGGCTCGATCTTCAACACCTCGACCGCCTGGACGCCGCGCTGCGTCATCTGCACCTTGACGGTGATGCCGGTGCCATCCGCCACCGAGCTTTGCCCGTAGTTGCGCAGGACGTTGGCGTGCAGCAGAATGTCGGCCCCGGCCATATCGGTCACGATGAAGCCGAATCCCTTGGCAGGATCGAACCACTTCACCTTGCCGTGGACGACCTGCGCGGTCCGATCTGCGTCTTCTTCTTCCATTTCGAGAGCCGTTTCCCCGGATGAAGCCCCACTTCTGACTCTTGCCGCTATCCGCGCCGATCTTTCAAGTGAAAAGCGGGTGACGGCTGGATTCTGAATAATTCATATATGTTTTTTCAGGGGTTGAGACGTTCGATCTGCCAGGGATGCGCAGGGCTTTCGCGGGTCCACCGGAACCGGTCGTGCAGGCGAAAGGCGCCGTCGGCCCAGAACTCGATCTCCAGCGGCAGCAGCCTGATGCCGCCCCAGAACGGCGGGCGCGGCGGGTTTGGGCCGCGGGCGGCGGTGACCTTCGCCACCTCGGCCATCAGCGCCATGCGCGAGGCCAGCGGTTTGCTCTGGTCCGACGCCCAGGCGCCCAGGCGGCTTTTCAGCGACCGCGAGGCGTAATAGGCATCCGCAGCCGCCCCCTCCTCGCGTTCGGTCAGGCCGCGCACCCGCACCTGGCGGCGCAGCGACTTCCAGTGCATCACGAAGGCCGCCTTGCCGCTGGAAGCAATCTCCTGCGCCTTTGCGCTGCCGTAATTGGTGTAGAAGACAAATCCGGCGGGCTCGATGTCCTTCAGCAGCACCATCCGCACATTGGGCATCCCGGTCGAGTCCACGCTTGCAAGCGCGATGGCGTTGGGATCGTTCGGCTCCTGCCCCTCGGCCTCGGCCAGCCAGGCGCGCGCGATGGCAAACGGGTCGTCTCCCGCAAAGATCCCGGTCCTGTCCACCTGCCGCTCCTGCCTGTCATGGTTGCCCGTCAGAGGTAGCCCCCCGCCGCGTCTGCGGCAACCCTTGATGCGCGCCGCGTCTGCGGCAACCCTTGATGCGCGCCGCGCCTGCGGCAACCCTTGATGCCCGCCGCGCCTGCGGCAACCCTTGATGCCCGCCGCGCCTGCGGCAACCCTTGATGCCCGCCGCCCTTTCGCCTAATGCTCGTCGCCAAATGGGCGGCGGGGCGAAGGAAACACCATGGCGACAGGACTGCTGGCGGGCAAGCGCGGGCTTATCATGGGGCTCGCGAACGACAAGTCGATTGCCTGGGGCATTGCGAAGGCCTGCGCCGATCAGGGGGCGGAACTGGCGTTCTCGTATCAGGGCGACGCCTTCCGCAAGCGGGTCGAACCGCTGATCGCCACCATCGGCATGTCGGAAATGGTCGATTGCGATGTCTCCGACCCGGCCTCGCTCGACGCTCTGTTCGCGCATGTCGCCGGGCTTTGGGGCAGCATCGACTTCGTGGTCCATGCCATCGCCTATTCCGACAAGAACGAACTGCGCAACCGCTACGTCGAAACCACGCCCGACAACTTCCGCAAGACGATGGATGTGTCGGTCTATTCCTTCACCGCCGTCTGCCAGCGCGCCGAAAAGCTGATGCCGAACGGCGGCAGCCTGCTGACGCTGACCTACTACGGCGCGGAGAAGGTGATGCCGCACTACAACGTGATGGGCGTCGCCAAGGCCGCGCTGGAGGCTTCGGTGAAATACCTCGCCGAAGACCTCGGCAAGGACCGCATCCGCGTCAATGCGATTTCCGCCGGGCCGATCAAGACGCTGGCCGCGAGCGGCATCGGCGATTTCCGCTACATCATGAAGTGGAACGAGCTGAACTCGCCGCTGCGCCGCAACGTGACGCAGGACGAGGTCGGCCAGTCCGCGCTGTATCTGGTGTCAGACATGTCGTCGGGCGTCACCGGCGAGGTGCTGCATGTCGATGCGGGCTTCCATGTCGTCGGCATGAAGGCGGTCGATGCGCCCGATATCGACGTGGTGACGGGGCGCAAGGACGCGCAATGACGCTGGCGGCGCCCTGCCCCGCGCATCGAGGAGAAAGCAATGAACGACCGTCTGCCGCATGAAAAGGGCTTCCACGTCTCGTGGGACCAGATCCACCGCGACGCGCGCGCGCTGGCCTGGCGGCTCGACGGGCGCGGCCCCGATGGCGGCGCCTGGAAGGCGGTGGTCGGCATCACCCGCGGCGGCCTCGTGCCCGCGATGATCGTCAGCCGCGAACTCGACATCCGCGTCGTCGATACCATCAGCGTGAAAAGCTACAACCACCAGGCCCAGATGGCGCCCCGGGTCATCAAGGCGCCGCAGGCCGACCTGATGGGCGACGGCACCGGCATCCTGGTGGTCGATGATCTGGTCGACAGCGGCAAGACGCTGGAGGTGGTGCGCGCCCTCTACCCCAAGGCGCATTTCGCCACCGTCTACGCCAAGCCGTCGGGCCGCCCGATGGTCGACACCTACATCACCGAGGTCAGCCAGGACACCTGGATCTTCTTCCCCTGGGACATGGCGCTGCAATACGTCCAGCCGTTCCGCGGCACCGACTGACGCAGCCGGGCTGCGCGCCACCGCAGCCCGCATTTCCCGCCCGCTGCACCGGCTGTTCGAGGCCGGCCTGATCGTCAAGGCCCTGCGGCGGCAGCCTAGGCGCTGGTCGGCCCCGGCCTGCTGCAGGCCCCGGCCTGCTGCGGACCTCGCGCCGGCTGATCCTGTCCAGCGTCGTCCGGGCCACCCGCGACCAGATCGCCCAGGGTCCGCAGGACGATGTCGCGCTCCGGCCGCAGCAGGCGGCGGCCGCGCTGTCGGACGAGACCCGGCATTTCCAAGCGATTTACCCCCTGGCGTCGGCGCGGCGGCTGGTCCCGGCCTGTCCGGCAGCGGCGGCGGCGCTGCTGGCGGGTTTCGTCACCTCGCAGGTCCACGAATGGACGGTGACACAGGCGCCGCTGGTGCTGTCGGCTTTCGACCCGGTGAGGATCGCGCTGACCCTGCGCGAACACTGCGGCCTGCGCGCGGCGCATCCCCCGCACCCCACGCCGAAGCCTGACCCGGCCCGGCCCGGAAGCAGCTTGCGGCGGCCCGGTTTCCCTGCTCCAAATGCAGCCACCCGCAGCCCCGGAGACCCTGATGACCCTTCCGCTCAACCCCGCCATGGCCGCCACCTCGCCCCCGCCGGTGATGGAGGCGCGGCGCTGGCTCGACGGCGTCACCTTCCCGCCCGATCGGCCGCTGATCAACGTCAGCCAGGCCGCCCCGGTCGAAAGCCCGCCCCTGGGATTGCGTCAGGCGCTGGCCGAGGCCGCGCTGAACGACCCCGCCGCCCATCTCTATGGCCCGGTGCTGGGCCTGCCCGCCCTGCGCGCCGAGATCGCGCAGCAATGGTCGGCAGCCTATGGCGGCACCATCACCCCCGACCAGGTCGCCATCACCCAAGGCTGCAACCAGGCCTTCACCGCCGTGATGTCCACCCTCGCCGGGGCGGGCGATGCGGTGATCCTGCCGACGCCGTGGTATTTCAACCACAAGATGTGGCTCGACATGCAGGGCGTCACCACCATCCCCCTGCCCACCGGCCCGACCCTGATCCCCGACGCCGCGCTCGCCGCCAGCCTGATCACGCCGCGCACCCGCGCCATCGTGCTGGTCAGCCCCAACAACCCCGGCGGCGTCGAATACCCGGCCGCGACCCTCGCCGCCTTCCGCGATCTGGCCCGCGCCCACGACCTCGCCCTGATCGTCGATGAAACCTACCGCGACTTCGACAGCCGCAGCGGCGCGCCGCACGACCTGTTTGCCGACCCCGGATGGGACGACACGCTGATCCACCTCTATTCCTTCTCCAAGGCCTACCGGCTCACCGGCCACCGCGTCGGCGCCATCGTCGCCGCCCCCGCCCGCCTTGCGGAAGTCGAGAAGTTCCTCGACACCGTCGCCATCTGCCCCAGCCAGCTCGGCCAGATCGGCGCGCTCTGGGGAATGCGCAACCTCGGGCAGTGGCTGGCGGGCGAACGCGCCGAAATCCTCGCCCGCCGCGCCGCGATGATCGAAGGCTTCGCGGCCCTTCCCGACTGGCGGCTGCTCGGCTGCGGCGCCTATTTCGCCTATGTCGAACACCCCTTCGCCCTGCCCTCCGACCTGCTCGCCAGACGCCTCGTCACCGAAGCAGGCCTCCTCATGCTGCCCGGCACCATGTTCCAGCCCGAAGGCGCCGCCGCAGGGAAGCGCCAGCTCCGCATCGCCTTCGCCAACGTCGACGCCACCGGCATCGCCGAAATGTTCCGGCGCCTGAAGTCCATCGGCCTCTGACCGCCCCCTCCTTCCCCATTCACCTTGCCCAAATATCCTCGGGGGTGGGGTCCGGGGAGGGGGCAGACAGCCCCCTCCCCGGGGCCGTGACGTTCGGGGCCGCGCTGCGGCCAAAGCGGCGCCGCCGCCATCTTGCCCACCCGCCCCCAACCCTCTAGACAGGCGCGAGGCTTTCCCTTCGCGACAGGCAAAATCATGGCACATTCCGACGACGACGAAACCCCGAGGAAAAAGCGCAAGGGCAAGTCGCTGGTGGTGTGGCTGCTGATGGGGCTGCTGATCCTGGGGCTGGGCGGCTTTGGCGTCACCAATTTCGGCGGCGGCGTCACCGCCATCGGCCAGGTCGGCGACCGCGAGATCGACGTGAACGCCTATTCCCGCGCGCTGCAACAGGAACTGGCGGCGTTCGGCGCACAGGTCGGCACCACCATCACCCTGCAACAGGCGCAAAGCCTCGGGCTCGACCGCCAGGTGCGCCAGCAGCTGATCACCCGTGCCGCGCTCGACAACGAGGCCGCCCGGGTCGGCATTTCGGTGGGTGATGCCCGCGTCGCGCAGGAAATCACCGGCATCCGGGCGTTTCAGGGCACCGCGGGCAGCTTCGACCCGGAAGCCTACCGCTTCACGCTGGAACGCAACAACCTGACCGTCACCGATTTCGAATCCGGGCTGCGCGACGACCTTGCCCGCTCGCTGCTGCAGGGCGCCGTGGTCGGCGGCTTTGCGGCGCCCGCGGTGCTGACCGAGACGCTGCACGCCTATGTCGCCGAACGGCGCGGGCTGACGCTGCTGCGCCTGAGCGCGGCCGACCTGCCCGACCCGCTGCCGACGCCTGCCGCCGAAGACCTGCAGGCCCATTACGCGGCCAACATCGCCGCCTTCACCCGCCCCGAGGCGCGGCGCATCACCTATGCCGCGCTCCTGCCCGAGGCGCTGGCGGCCGGGATGCCGGTTGACGAGGCCGGGGTGCGCGCGCTTTACGACGAACGCATCGACCAGTTCGTGCAGCCCGAACGGCGGCTGGTCGAACGGCTGGTGTTCCCGACCGACGCCGATGCCGAAGCGGCGAAGGCCCGGCTCGATGCAGGCGAAAGCTTCGAGACGCTGGTCGCAGAACGCGGTCTGGCGATCCAGGATACCGACATGGGCGACGTGTCGCGCCAGGACCTCGGCGCCGCCGCCGAGGCGGTGTTCGCGCTGACCGGGCCGGGGGTCGCGGGGCCGCTCGCCTCCGACCTCGGGCCCGCGGTGTTCCGGATGAATGCCATCCTCGCCGCGCAGGAAACCCCGTTCGAGGATGCCCGCGCCGACCTTGCCACCGAATTCCAGCTCGACGCCGCCCGCCGCGCCATCTCCGACCGGACCGAGGCGATCAACGACGCCCTGGCAGGCGGCGCCACGCTGGAAGACCTGGCCGCCGAACAGCAGATGTCGCTGGAAACCATCGACTTCACCTCCGCAAGCGACGAAGGCATCGCGGGCTATCCGGTCTTCCGCGAGGCGGCGGCCAAGGTGGCGGAAGGCGATTTCCCCGAAGCGATCATCCTGGCGGACGGCGGCCTTGTGGCGCTGCGCCTTGATGCCATCGTGCCGCCGACCCCGATCCCGTTCGATGAGGCGCAAGACGCGGTTCTTGCTTCGTGGCAGGCCGAGGCCACGGCGAAGGCCCTGACCGCGCGCGCCGAGGCGATCCGGGCCGAGGTCGCGGCCGGGGCCAGCCTTGGCAGCTACGGCATCCTCGACGTTACACCGGGCATCACCCGCGACGGCTTCATCGAGGACACGCCCGACACCCTGCTCGCCACCGCCTTCAGGATGGCGGAGGCCGAGCTGCGGGTGATCGAGGGGCCGGATTTCGTCGGCCTGCTGCGGCTTGACAGCATCCAGCCGACCGATCCTGCCGGACAGGCGGCGGTGGCGCTGAAAGCCTCCATCGCGGCGCAGGCCGAACAGGCGCTGGCGCAGGATGCCTTCACGCTGTTTTCCGCGGCACTCAGCGACGAGGCGGGCATCACGCTGAACGAGGCGGCGATCAACGCCGTCCACGCCCAGTTCCAGTAAGGGGATCATCATGGGTCTGACGCCGACTTTCGAGGAGTTCGAGCGCGGCTGGCTGGCCGGGCGGAACCAGGTGCTCTACGCCCGCCTTGCCGCCGATCTCGACACCCCGGTGTCGCTGATGCTGAAACTGGCAGAGGCGCGCACCGACACCTTCATGCTGGAATCGGTGACGGGCGGCGAGGTTCG is part of the Paracoccaceae bacterium Fryx2 genome and harbors:
- a CDS encoding SurA N-terminal domain-containing protein produces the protein MAHSDDDETPRKKRKGKSLVVWLLMGLLILGLGGFGVTNFGGGVTAIGQVGDREIDVNAYSRALQQELAAFGAQVGTTITLQQAQSLGLDRQVRQQLITRAALDNEAARVGISVGDARVAQEITGIRAFQGTAGSFDPEAYRFTLERNNLTVTDFESGLRDDLARSLLQGAVVGGFAAPAVLTETLHAYVAERRGLTLLRLSAADLPDPLPTPAAEDLQAHYAANIAAFTRPEARRITYAALLPEALAAGMPVDEAGVRALYDERIDQFVQPERRLVERLVFPTDADAEAAKARLDAGESFETLVAERGLAIQDTDMGDVSRQDLGAAAEAVFALTGPGVAGPLASDLGPAVFRMNAILAAQETPFEDARADLATEFQLDAARRAISDRTEAINDALAGGATLEDLAAEQQMSLETIDFTSASDEGIAGYPVFREAAAKVAEGDFPEAIILADGGLVALRLDAIVPPTPIPFDEAQDAVLASWQAEATAKALTARAEAIRAEVAAGASLGSYGILDVTPGITRDGFIEDTPDTLLATAFRMAEAELRVIEGPDFVGLLRLDSIQPTDPAGQAAVALKASIAAQAEQALAQDAFTLFSAALSDEAGITLNEAAINAVHAQFQ